In Penaeus monodon isolate SGIC_2016 chromosome 41, NSTDA_Pmon_1, whole genome shotgun sequence, a single genomic region encodes these proteins:
- the LOC119598358 gene encoding putative ankyrin repeat protein RF_0381, with translation MSLGVLAPILEASRKGDAETVNRLLQNKADLEVADQEGRRPLHLAALGGHDRVVKELLRGGADASVRTPEGLCCVHYAAQGGHISTLMLLLESHCDIHALTKDGSTALHLAAAHGHSSAVKWLVAQAGLRVASANKKQETALGLARKAGHKAVVQSLLQVQISDILVGGDVGTLSQLVEEFDLDDLCAKENDKGFRSVHYAACGGNVEVLKILQTKGYDMNSVTNQGYSALHYAVKYSHLAAVKWLVKKAGLDATLLPCTRGGASALALARRKGHAEIVTFFERVTTVKSLESGDLEALRDLVHEGVNVDAVCEGKFGIPVAHFAAKLGHLTLLKNLQELKCDVKAVGDAGLTALHFAANYGQLEAVKWLVDEAGLDVSLRNREGLTALSYAEKCSYEEIVAYLRQRTDRFGKVAK, from the exons ATGTCTCTAGGGGTT CTCGCACCGATTCTTGAAGCGTCTCGAAAAGGGGACGCGGAGACAGTGAATCGCCTGCTGCAGAATAAGGCTGACCTGGAAGTGGCCGACCAAGAAG GGCGCCGCCCCCTGCACCTCGCGGCCCTGGGAGGCCACGACCGCGTGGTGAAGGAGCTCCTCCGAGGAGGCGCGGACGCCAGTGTCAGGACGCCCGAAG GTCTCTGCTGCGTCCATTATGCTGCACAGGGCGGGCATATTAGCACGCTCATGCTCTTACTGGAATCCCACTGCGACATCCATGCTCTGACGAAGGACGGGTCCACTGCTCTCCACTTGGCAGCTGCGCATGGCCACTCGTCGGCCGTCAAGTGGCTGGTGGCACAGGCTGGCCTGAGGGTTGCTTCcgccaacaaaaaacaagaaacagcaCTTGGCTTGGCTAGAAAGGCGGGACATAAAGCCGTGGTTCAGTCTTTGCTCCAG gtccAGATATCGGATATTCTAGTGGGTGGTGACGTCGGGACCCTGAGCCAGTTGGTGGAAGAATTTGATTTGGATGACTTGTGtgccaaagaaaatgataaag GTTTCCGGTCTGTCCACTACGCTGCATGTGGAGGAAATGTTGAAGTGCTGAAGATCCTTCAAACTAAGGGTTATGACATGAACTCTGTGACGAATCAGGGATATTCAGCTTTGCACTATGCTGTCAAGTACTCTCACCTGGCGGCTGTCAAGTGGCTAGTCAAAAAGGCTGGCCTGGATGCTACTCTTCTTCCCTGCACCAGAGGTGGTGCCTCCGCCCTGGCGTTGGCCAGACGAAAAGGGCATGCAGAGATAGTAACATTTTTTGAAAGG GTGACTACAGTGAAATCCCTGGAGTCTGGCGATCTCGAGGCCCTTAGAGACCTGGTACACGAGGGTGTCAACGTTGATGCTGTGTGCGAGGGGAAATTTG GTATTCCCGTTGCCCACTTCGCTGCTAAGCTGGGGCATCTCACGTTACTGAAGAACCTCCAAGAGCTCAAGTGTGACGTGAAAGCAGTAGGGGACGCGGGTTTAACAGCCCTCCACTTCGCAGCAAATTATGGTCAACTAGAAGCTGTGAAGTGGCTGGTGGACGAGGCTGGGCTGGATGTTTCCCTTCGGAACAGAGAAGGTCTCACTGCCTTGAGCTACGCAGAGAAATGCAGTTATGAAGAAATAGTGGCCTACTTGAGACAA AGAACTGATAGATTTGGCAAAGTAGCCAAGTAG
- the LOC119598668 gene encoding ankyrin-1-like: MVSLLLSFFVTSPHFSECRPLHLAADGGHEEIVRFLLHSGSDTEATNYEGMTPLHLASWGGHAEVIEVLLQKGANGNARTNEGMTAIHLASMGGHVSSMEALAPTCDILLVTRDGKSALHLAAEYGNLGAVQWLHLQGLATSLKDHSGQTPLQYAKDEGHKKVMDFLKRLDQQTLNQRRVKQRSPEALAQVHTFGLHICICKHAYIHIYTYIIIFIYVSAGPKPG; encoded by the exons aTGGTCTCTTTactactttctttctttgtaaccTCCCCTCATTTTTCAGAATGCCGGCCACTCCACCTCGCTGCTGATGGAGGACATGAAGAAATTGTGAGATTTCTCCTTCACTCTGGATCGGATACAGAAGCAACTAATTACGAag GCATGACGCCGCTCCACCTGGCGTCCTGGGGAGGGCACGCAGAGGTCATCGAGGTCCTGCTTCAAAAAGGCGCAAATGGGAATGCAAGGACCAACGAAG GCATGACGGCAATCCACCTGGCGAGTATGGGGGGCCACGTGTCCTCGATGGAGGCGTTGGCGCCCACGTGTGACATCCTTTTAGTCACTCGCGATGGGAAGTCGGCGCTCCACCTGGCGGCCGAGTACGGAAACTTAGGCGCAGTCCAGTGGCTGCATCTGCAAGGGCTTGCCACTTCTTTAAAGGATCATTCAGGCCAAACTCCTCTCCAATACGCGAAGGACGAGGGACACAAGAAGGTGATGGATTTCCTAAAACGTCTTGACCAACAGACCCTCAACCAGCGTCGCGTAAAGCAACGTTCACCAGAAGCACTTGCACAGGTACACACCTTTggcttgcatatatgtatatgtaaacatgcatatattcatatatatacatatataattatatttatatatgtcagtgctggtccgaagcccggataa